The following are encoded together in the Magnetospirillum gryphiswaldense MSR-1 v2 genome:
- a CDS encoding cation:proton antiporter: MLGVTGLLALVTLLVPVAARANVAFSLVLAAAGIALGVLIDQIPHLGLGGPIDDFFSALGHFDLSSEAFILVFLPVLLFETAIAIDVRRLVDDVAPILLLAVVAVLLSTFIVGFSLAAVTDMGVIACLLLAAIVSTTDPIAVVGIFRDLGVPHRLSLLVEGESLFNDAAAISLFALFVGMMTGERQADVLTGVLAFARGFAGGLLFGYVCGRLVCWSFILLRGQSAAEITLTVAAAYLVFLLGEHYLHVSGVVAVVTTALVISYEGRTRVSAETWTSLIDVWRQVGYWASCLIFLLATMRVPEMLAGMTGSDIVALAVLIGSALLARALVLFGLFPGLAALGWAEPISAPLRAVVLWGGLRGAISLALALAVLENPHIPDTVKSFVSVMCTGFVLFTLFVNAPLLRPLIRLFGLDRLSPSDMTVRGRAIAAALAEVRHRVTDAAADYGIDHGSAVALADSYTGRLSAAELEMAQTATPTIAEDTRSGLMMLAAREHGIYLRHYRDGKISGRITRTLLSCAARLQDGVKIDGAAGYDAASSAILAFSRKFRLALALHRRFGLEGILSDEIANRFEVLLMLQAAIRELSDFAANKLPLMVAEDAVGRITATIAVRMDAVDTALAALRLQYSDFSQALQLQYLERAAIRIEEAEYARLRSEAVVGHEVYSNLMAELDLRKQRLAHRPAMDLQLGPRKLVEGVPLFKTLSPEQLSRIIDLLHPMLAVPGDFIIRKGEVGDGMFFVASGAVEVRTETNRLRRGSGDFFGEMALLSHAPRNADVVALGFCSLLVLHARDFSALLNTSAEIRDCIHETSRLRAASLPETPMAEAEPLPAPS; the protein is encoded by the coding sequence ATGCTGGGGGTCACCGGGCTTTTGGCTTTGGTGACCTTGCTGGTGCCGGTGGCGGCGCGGGCCAACGTGGCGTTTTCATTGGTCCTGGCGGCGGCGGGCATCGCTTTGGGCGTGCTCATCGATCAGATCCCGCACTTGGGGCTGGGTGGTCCCATCGATGATTTCTTCAGCGCCTTGGGGCATTTCGACCTGTCGTCGGAAGCCTTCATTCTGGTGTTTCTGCCGGTTCTGTTGTTCGAGACCGCCATCGCCATCGATGTGCGCCGGCTGGTGGACGATGTGGCGCCGATCCTGTTGCTGGCGGTGGTGGCGGTGTTGCTGTCCACCTTCATCGTCGGTTTTTCCCTGGCGGCGGTCACCGACATGGGGGTGATCGCCTGCCTGTTGCTGGCGGCCATCGTCTCGACCACCGACCCCATCGCCGTGGTCGGGATTTTCCGTGATCTGGGCGTTCCCCATCGCCTGAGTTTGCTGGTCGAGGGCGAAAGCCTGTTCAACGATGCCGCCGCCATTTCGCTGTTCGCTCTGTTCGTCGGCATGATGACCGGCGAGCGTCAGGCCGACGTGCTGACCGGCGTGCTGGCCTTCGCCCGCGGTTTCGCCGGCGGCCTGCTGTTCGGCTATGTCTGCGGGCGGTTGGTGTGCTGGAGTTTCATTCTGTTGCGCGGCCAGTCGGCGGCGGAAATCACCCTGACGGTGGCGGCGGCCTATCTGGTGTTCCTGCTGGGTGAACATTATCTGCATGTGTCGGGCGTGGTAGCGGTGGTGACCACCGCCCTGGTCATCAGCTACGAGGGCCGCACCCGGGTTTCGGCGGAGACCTGGACCAGTCTGATCGATGTTTGGCGGCAGGTGGGCTATTGGGCCAGTTGCCTGATCTTCCTGCTGGCGACCATGCGGGTGCCGGAAATGCTGGCCGGCATGACCGGTAGCGACATTGTGGCCTTGGCGGTCCTCATCGGCTCGGCTCTGCTGGCCCGCGCCTTGGTGTTGTTCGGGCTGTTTCCCGGTCTGGCCGCCTTGGGCTGGGCCGAGCCCATTTCGGCCCCCTTGCGCGCGGTGGTGCTGTGGGGCGGCTTGCGCGGGGCCATTTCCCTGGCCCTGGCCCTGGCGGTACTGGAAAACCCCCATATCCCGGACACGGTGAAGTCCTTCGTCTCGGTCATGTGTACCGGCTTCGTGCTGTTCACCTTGTTCGTCAACGCCCCCTTGCTGCGTCCGCTGATCCGCCTGTTCGGACTGGACCGGCTGTCGCCGTCGGATATGACCGTGCGCGGCCGCGCCATCGCCGCCGCCTTGGCCGAAGTGCGCCACCGGGTCACCGATGCCGCCGCCGATTACGGTATCGATCACGGTTCGGCGGTGGCCTTGGCCGATTCCTATACCGGTCGTCTGAGTGCCGCCGAACTGGAAATGGCCCAAACCGCGACCCCGACCATCGCCGAGGATACCCGCAGCGGTCTGATGATGTTGGCGGCGCGCGAACACGGCATTTATCTGCGCCATTACCGTGACGGTAAGATATCGGGGCGGATCACCCGGACCTTGCTGTCCTGCGCCGCCCGCTTGCAGGACGGCGTCAAGATCGACGGGGCCGCCGGCTATGATGCCGCCAGCAGCGCCATCCTGGCATTTTCCCGCAAGTTCCGTCTGGCCTTGGCCCTGCACCGGCGGTTTGGCCTGGAAGGCATATTGTCGGACGAGATCGCCAATCGCTTCGAGGTGCTGTTGATGTTGCAAGCGGCCATCCGCGAATTGTCGGATTTCGCCGCCAACAAACTGCCGTTGATGGTGGCCGAGGATGCGGTCGGTCGTATCACCGCTACCATCGCCGTGCGCATGGATGCGGTGGACACCGCCTTGGCGGCGTTGCGGCTGCAATATTCCGACTTCTCCCAGGCCTTGCAGTTGCAATACCTGGAACGCGCCGCCATCCGCATCGAAGAGGCGGAATACGCCCGCCTGCGCTCCGAGGCGGTGGTCGGCCATGAAGTGTACAGCAATCTGATGGCGGAACTGGACCTGCGCAAGCAGCGTCTGGCCCACCGCCCGGCCATGGATTTGCAGCTCGGTCCGCGTAAATTGGTGGAAGGGGTGCCGTTGTTCAAGACGCTGTCGCCGGAACAGCTGTCGCGGATCATCGATTTGCTGCACCCCATGTTGGCGGTGCCCGGCGATTTCATCATCCGTAAGGGCGAGGTGGGCGACGGCATGTTTTTCGTCGCTTCCGGCGCGGTCGAGGTCCGAACCGAAACCAATCGCCTGCGCCGCGGCAGTGGCGACTTTTTCGGCGAAATGGCGCTGCTGTCCCATGCCCCGCGCAATGCTGACGTGGTGGCCTTGGGCTTTTGTTCGCTGCTGGTGCTGCATGCCCGCGATTTCAGCGCGCTCTTGAACACCAGCGCCGAAATTCGCGATTGCATCCATGAAACCTCGCGCCTCCGTGCTGCCAGTTTGCCCGAGACCCCGATGGCCGAGGCCGAGCCACTGCCGGCACCGTCGTAA
- a CDS encoding MarR family winged helix-turn-helix transcriptional regulator, whose translation MADADISPLTAHLGYWLRLVSNHVSHAFAGKLEGRGVTVAEWVLLREVHDHRSISPSRLADRLSLTRGAVSKLADRLIDKGLLGREPSPEDGRAHSLALTADGRTLVPELAGLADSNDAEFFGDLTPDDRATMERVLKSVVAGCGLKTPPLL comes from the coding sequence GTGGCCGATGCCGATATTTCGCCCCTTACGGCCCATCTTGGCTATTGGTTGCGCTTGGTCTCCAACCATGTCTCGCATGCTTTCGCCGGCAAGTTGGAAGGGCGGGGGGTAACGGTGGCCGAGTGGGTCTTGTTGCGCGAGGTCCACGATCACCGATCGATCAGCCCCAGTCGTTTGGCGGATCGACTGAGCCTGACCCGAGGCGCCGTCAGCAAGTTGGCCGACCGTTTGATCGACAAGGGTTTGCTTGGGCGCGAGCCCAGCCCCGAGGACGGTCGGGCGCATTCCCTGGCGTTGACGGCGGACGGCCGCACCTTGGTCCCTGAATTGGCCGGGTTGGCCGACAGCAATGACGCGGAATTCTTTGGCGATCTGACGCCCGATGACCGCGCCACCATGGAACGTGTGCTCAAATCCGTCGTCGCCGGATGCGGACTGAAAACACCTCCGCTCTTGTGA
- a CDS encoding DUF1398 family protein: protein MDDHQQNIARQCLEGAERGSMSFPQIIGRLIEAGFESYSVDFRRATAVYYLPDGQGIELVCRASTVAVAPDFDVAAIRVAIGEAQALVPGYSYNGFCDKVRRAGCAGYMVSFPGRRAVYYGRTAETHVETFPPQA from the coding sequence ATGGACGATCATCAGCAAAACATCGCCCGCCAATGCCTGGAGGGGGCGGAACGGGGCAGCATGAGCTTTCCCCAGATCATCGGCAGGCTGATCGAGGCCGGCTTTGAAAGCTACAGTGTGGATTTTCGCCGTGCGACCGCCGTCTACTACCTGCCCGATGGCCAGGGGATCGAACTGGTCTGCCGCGCCAGCACCGTGGCGGTGGCTCCGGATTTCGATGTCGCCGCCATTCGCGTGGCCATCGGCGAGGCCCAGGCGCTGGTTCCCGGTTATAGCTACAATGGGTTCTGCGATAAGGTCAGGCGGGCGGGTTGCGCCGGCTATATGGTGTCGTTCCCCGGTCGGCGCGCTGTTTATTATGGTCGCACGGCGGAAACCCACGTGGAAACGTTTCCACCCCAGGCATAA
- a CDS encoding TIGR00730 family Rossman fold protein, translated as MRRICVFCGSNPGQRPEYAEAARALGALLAQRGLGLVYGGGNVGLMGIVADAAMAAGGEVIGIIPEALMRLEVGHRNVTELRVVGSMHERKAMMAELADAFIALPGGIGTMEEIFEVWTWGQLGLHAKPAGFLDVAGFYGHLNAFLDHMTAEGFLKPRHRDMVAVAGDPATLLDGFAAYEAPQVVKIIAKETA; from the coding sequence ATGCGTCGCATCTGCGTCTTTTGCGGCTCCAATCCCGGCCAGCGGCCCGAATACGCCGAAGCCGCCCGCGCCTTGGGCGCCTTGCTGGCCCAGCGCGGCCTGGGACTGGTCTATGGCGGCGGCAATGTCGGCCTGATGGGCATCGTCGCCGATGCGGCCATGGCGGCCGGCGGCGAGGTCATCGGCATCATCCCCGAGGCATTGATGCGGCTGGAAGTGGGCCACCGCAACGTCACCGAATTGCGGGTGGTCGGCTCCATGCACGAACGCAAGGCAATGATGGCGGAACTGGCCGACGCCTTCATCGCCCTGCCCGGCGGCATCGGCACCATGGAGGAGATTTTCGAGGTGTGGACCTGGGGCCAGTTGGGCCTGCACGCCAAACCCGCCGGTTTTCTTGACGTCGCCGGTTTCTATGGCCATCTGAACGCCTTTCTTGACCATATGACGGCGGAAGGTTTCCTGAAACCACGTCATCGCGATATGGTGGCGGTGGCCGGCGACCCGGCGACTTTGCTGGATGGATTCGCCGCCTATGAGGCGCCGCAAGTGGTCAAGATAATTGCGAAGGAGACCGCTTGA